In Streptomyces longhuiensis, the following proteins share a genomic window:
- a CDS encoding L,D-transpeptidase encodes MNGRRPISGALLGAALLLATACGGGGGGSGAGSDGKGGDSGKADTNKPSQAVVTIAPKDGADGVATSGDLRITADKGKLTEVKVADTKGNPVEGKIVDGGAGWTPAHHLAASTKYKVHAVAKDSAGRESAKDVAFTTLVPKNTFVGQFTPEDGSKVGVGMPFSVHFTRGITHPEDVEKAIEIKTEPSVPVEGHWFGNDRLDFRPEKYWAAGTKVTVKLNLDGVEGRPGVYGKQAKTVKFTIGRSQVSTVDAKTHMMTVKRDGKTIKKVPITTGKPGYSTWNGQMVISEKLTVTRMNGETVGYGGEYDIKDVPHAMRLTTSGTFIHGNYWGGGAFGNYNASHGCVGLRDVRGGYDSKVPAAWFFNSSMIGDVVEVKNSQDRTVAPDNGFNGWNMSWEKWKA; translated from the coding sequence GTGAACGGGCGACGACCGATATCGGGGGCTCTGCTGGGGGCCGCTCTGCTGCTGGCCACGGCTTGCGGCGGAGGGGGCGGCGGCTCCGGTGCGGGAAGTGACGGCAAGGGCGGCGACTCGGGGAAGGCGGACACCAACAAGCCCTCCCAGGCCGTCGTCACCATCGCCCCGAAGGACGGCGCGGACGGCGTGGCCACCAGCGGAGACCTCCGGATCACCGCCGACAAGGGCAAGTTGACCGAGGTGAAGGTCGCCGACACCAAGGGCAACCCGGTCGAGGGAAAGATCGTGGACGGCGGCGCCGGCTGGACGCCCGCCCATCACCTGGCCGCCTCCACCAAGTACAAGGTGCACGCGGTCGCCAAGGACTCCGCGGGCCGTGAGTCCGCGAAGGACGTCGCGTTCACGACGCTGGTCCCGAAGAACACATTCGTCGGCCAGTTCACGCCGGAGGACGGCTCGAAGGTCGGCGTCGGCATGCCGTTCTCGGTCCACTTCACCCGGGGCATCACGCACCCGGAGGACGTGGAGAAGGCCATCGAGATCAAGACGGAGCCGTCCGTGCCGGTCGAGGGCCACTGGTTCGGCAACGACCGTCTCGACTTCCGCCCCGAGAAGTACTGGGCCGCGGGCACCAAGGTGACCGTCAAGCTCAACCTCGACGGCGTCGAGGGCCGGCCGGGCGTCTACGGCAAGCAGGCCAAGACCGTGAAGTTCACGATCGGCCGCAGCCAGGTCTCCACGGTCGACGCCAAGACGCACATGATGACCGTGAAGCGCGACGGCAAGACGATCAAGAAGGTCCCGATCACCACGGGCAAGCCGGGCTACTCCACGTGGAACGGCCAGATGGTCATCAGCGAGAAGCTCACCGTGACCCGTATGAACGGCGAAACGGTGGGCTACGGCGGCGAGTACGACATCAAGGACGTGCCGCACGCGATGCGCTTGACGACGTCCGGCACGTTCATCCACGGCAACTACTGGGGCGGCGGCGCCTTCGGCAACTACAACGCCAGCCACGGCTGCGTGGGCCTGCGCGACGTGCGCGGCGGCTACGACAGCAAGGTGCCCGCGGCCTGGTTCTTCAACAGCTCGATGATCGGTGACGTCGTCGAGGTGAAGAACTCGCAGGACCGGACGGTGGCCCCGGACAACGGCTTCAACGGCTGGAACATGTCCTGGGAGAAGTGGAAGGCCTGA
- a CDS encoding enoyl-CoA hydratase/isomerase family protein: protein MTAYLEVAEGVGTIRLDRPPMNALDIATQDRIKELAEEASRRDDVRAVVVRGSDKAFAAGADIKEMQAMDHAAMIVRSRALQDSFTAVARIPKPVVAAVTGYALGGGCELALCADFRIAADDARLGQPEILLGLIPGAGGTQRLARLVGPSKAKDLIFTGRHVKAEEALAIGLVDRVVPAAEVYEQAHAWAAKLAQGPALALRAAKESIDVGLETDIDTGLAVERNWFAGLFATEDRERGMRSFVEEGPGKAKFL from the coding sequence ATGACTGCCTACCTCGAAGTCGCCGAAGGCGTCGGCACGATCCGGCTCGACCGGCCGCCGATGAACGCTCTGGACATCGCCACCCAGGACCGCATCAAGGAGCTCGCCGAGGAGGCCTCGCGCCGCGACGACGTGCGCGCCGTGGTCGTCCGCGGCAGCGACAAGGCGTTCGCCGCGGGCGCGGACATCAAAGAGATGCAGGCCATGGACCACGCGGCCATGATCGTGCGCTCCCGCGCCCTGCAGGACTCGTTCACGGCCGTCGCGCGCATCCCCAAGCCGGTCGTCGCCGCGGTCACCGGCTACGCGCTCGGCGGCGGCTGTGAGCTCGCGCTGTGCGCCGACTTCCGCATCGCCGCCGACGACGCCCGGCTCGGCCAGCCCGAGATCCTGCTCGGCCTGATCCCCGGCGCGGGCGGCACGCAGCGCCTCGCGCGTCTGGTCGGCCCCTCCAAGGCGAAGGACCTCATCTTCACCGGGCGCCATGTGAAGGCCGAAGAGGCCCTCGCCATCGGCCTGGTGGACCGGGTCGTGCCCGCCGCGGAGGTCTACGAGCAGGCGCACGCCTGGGCCGCGAAGCTGGCGCAGGGGCCGGCGCTCGCGCTGCGCGCCGCGAAGGAGTCCATCGACGTGGGCCTGGAGACGGACATCGACACCGGTCTCGCGGTCGAGCGGAACTGGTTCGCGGGCCTGTTCGCCACCGAGGACCGTGAGCGCGGCATGCGGAGCTTCGTCGAAGAGGGCCCGGGCAAGGCCAAGTTCCTCTAG
- a CDS encoding ATP-binding protein codes for MPVSYAKPAPRNGRFRGAYSAGTAPERAVGSHDGGMAGLEGIEQPRRHGSATAARWSPAVEDERALKALELFGNPAEAEVPLPSRPESAATARRLAQVVVLRHWGLSPKMTEDVVLLVSELVGNAVRHTGARIFGLRMVRRRGWIRVEVRDPSRGLPCLMPVHELDISGRGLCLVDKLSDRWGVDLLPRGKTTWFEMRVADR; via the coding sequence CTGCCAGTGTCATATGCCAAACCAGCCCCCCGGAACGGAAGGTTCCGGGGGGCTTATTCAGCAGGAACGGCCCCGGAACGCGCTGTGGGCAGCCATGATGGGGGCATGGCGGGGCTGGAGGGTATCGAACAGCCGCGGAGGCACGGGAGTGCGACCGCGGCGCGCTGGTCGCCTGCGGTCGAGGACGAACGGGCTCTGAAAGCACTGGAGTTGTTCGGGAATCCGGCCGAGGCGGAGGTGCCGCTGCCGTCGCGACCCGAGTCGGCGGCGACCGCGCGCAGGCTCGCCCAGGTGGTCGTCCTGCGGCACTGGGGGCTCTCCCCGAAGATGACCGAGGACGTCGTGCTGCTCGTCTCCGAGCTCGTCGGCAACGCGGTGCGGCACACGGGGGCCAGGATCTTCGGGTTACGGATGGTCCGCAGGCGCGGCTGGATCAGGGTCGAGGTGCGGGATCCCTCGCGCGGCCTCCCCTGTCTGATGCCCGTCCACGAGCTCGACATCAGCGGGCGCGGACTCTGTCTCGTCGACAAGCTGTCCGACCGCTGGGGCGTGGATCTGCTGCCGCGCGGCAAGACCACCTGGTTCGAGATGCGGGTCGCCGACCGCTGA
- a CDS encoding polysaccharide deacetylase family protein — protein MRRVTTTDRRGALRFGAGLTAAALTTGCSTTDRDPVAAGHSASPAHPARAAPVAPRPRRFPGQPAQIDHGPRNRPRVALTFHGQGDPAIAYALLKEAERAHARVTVLAVGTWLDEHPAVARRILDGGHDLGNHTLNHSDINAMSEAEARAEITGCADRIRRLTGSIGTWFRPSRTQRATPLVVSLAAAAGYPHVLSYDVDSLDFTSPGADVVTRKVTSELREGSVVSLHFGYADTVAALPALLEAIDRRGLAAVTTTELLT, from the coding sequence ATGCGGCGGGTGACCACGACCGACCGCCGCGGAGCCCTCCGCTTCGGCGCCGGACTCACCGCCGCCGCCCTCACCACCGGCTGCTCCACCACGGACCGCGACCCCGTGGCCGCCGGGCACTCCGCGAGCCCGGCCCACCCCGCGCGCGCCGCCCCGGTGGCCCCGCGCCCCCGCCGCTTCCCCGGGCAGCCCGCCCAGATCGACCACGGGCCCCGCAACCGCCCCCGCGTCGCCCTCACCTTCCACGGCCAGGGCGATCCGGCCATCGCGTACGCGCTCCTCAAGGAGGCCGAGCGGGCCCACGCGAGGGTGACGGTCCTGGCCGTGGGCACCTGGCTCGACGAGCACCCCGCCGTGGCCCGGCGCATCCTCGACGGCGGCCACGACCTGGGCAACCACACCCTGAACCACAGTGACATCAACGCGATGTCCGAGGCCGAGGCGCGCGCGGAGATCACCGGCTGCGCGGACCGCATCCGCCGGCTCACCGGCTCCATCGGCACCTGGTTCCGGCCCTCGCGCACCCAGCGGGCGACCCCGCTCGTCGTGAGCCTGGCCGCCGCCGCCGGCTACCCGCACGTCCTGTCGTACGACGTCGACTCCCTCGACTTCACCTCACCGGGTGCCGACGTGGTGACGCGCAAGGTCACCTCGGAACTCCGCGAAGGCTCGGTCGTGAGCCTGCACTTCGGTTACGCGGACACGGTCGCCGCGCTGCCCGCCCTCCTGGAAGCCATCGACCGCCGCGGACTGGCCGCGGTGACCACCACGGAGCTGCTGACATGA
- a CDS encoding GNAT family N-acetyltransferase produces the protein MPGTLRDILDAAARGVFPPPDGGTTVVPQTDHRDAGVLSFTAHSVVFTDEDPGWVHETLRGLDCDPLAATMNPRFLGALLERTGRRHDTTDLLTVAPALPGGPPVALKEIAERDHPRVARARLRRDDVRMWAAEGGVLVLGRGVAGRWETAIEVDEEARHRGLGRLLAVSARHLVPDGGPVWSQQSPGNARSVRAFQAAGYRPVGAEALFTAPR, from the coding sequence ATGCCGGGCACTCTGCGGGACATTCTGGACGCCGCCGCGCGGGGAGTCTTCCCGCCGCCGGACGGGGGCACGACGGTGGTGCCGCAGACGGATCACCGGGACGCGGGTGTGCTGTCCTTCACCGCCCACTCGGTGGTGTTCACGGACGAGGACCCGGGGTGGGTGCACGAGACGCTGCGCGGCCTCGACTGCGATCCGCTGGCGGCGACGATGAATCCGCGGTTCCTCGGCGCGCTCCTGGAGCGGACCGGGCGCCGTCACGACACGACGGACCTGCTCACGGTGGCTCCGGCGCTGCCCGGCGGGCCGCCGGTGGCCCTGAAGGAGATCGCGGAACGGGACCATCCGCGGGTGGCGCGGGCGCGGCTGCGCCGCGACGACGTGCGGATGTGGGCGGCGGAGGGCGGGGTGCTGGTCCTCGGGCGCGGCGTCGCGGGCCGCTGGGAGACGGCGATCGAGGTCGACGAGGAGGCGCGCCACCGGGGCCTCGGCCGCCTTCTCGCGGTGTCCGCCCGGCATCTGGTCCCGGACGGCGGGCCGGTGTGGTCCCAGCAGTCCCCCGGGAATGCCCGCAGTGTGCGGGCGTTCCAGGCGGCCGGTTACCGTCCCGTCGGCGCGGAGGCGCTGTTCACCGCGCCCCGGTAG
- a CDS encoding MerR family transcriptional regulator yields MIDDGSRLLTIGQLSRRTGLSVRTIRYWSDVGALPPVGRSSGGYRLYDAQSLARLELIRTLRELGLGLDDVRSVVDGESDIASVAAAHVAALDAQIRSLRLNRAVLSTVAKRNSSAEEMALMNKLARLSAAERKHIIDDFMEQTFGGLDAADPDIRTRMRVMVPDLPDDPTTEQVDAWVELAELMQDPDFRAHMRSMIEFNAADRGPDVPPGSSLWFMSRLVQLAGEARERGVAPESPEAEEVLRGLLGAGADLAAVLERMEAAANDDVARFRDLVSLVRGLETLPRHNEEFAWVVAALRARTAR; encoded by the coding sequence ATGATCGACGACGGCTCGCGGCTGCTCACCATCGGGCAGCTGTCCCGGCGCACCGGCCTGTCGGTGCGCACCATCCGCTACTGGTCCGACGTGGGCGCCCTGCCACCCGTCGGACGCAGCTCGGGAGGCTACCGCCTGTACGACGCGCAGTCCCTCGCACGGCTCGAACTCATCCGCACCCTGCGGGAGTTGGGCCTCGGCCTGGACGACGTACGCAGCGTGGTGGACGGGGAGTCGGACATCGCGTCCGTGGCCGCCGCGCACGTGGCGGCGCTGGATGCGCAGATCCGCTCGCTGCGGCTGAACCGGGCCGTCCTTTCGACCGTCGCGAAGAGGAACTCGAGCGCAGAGGAGATGGCCCTGATGAACAAGCTGGCGCGGCTGAGCGCCGCCGAGCGCAAGCACATCATCGACGACTTCATGGAGCAGACCTTCGGCGGCCTGGACGCCGCCGACCCGGACATCCGCACCCGGATGCGGGTCATGGTCCCGGACCTGCCGGACGACCCGACGACCGAGCAGGTCGACGCGTGGGTGGAGCTGGCCGAGCTGATGCAGGACCCGGACTTCCGGGCGCACATGCGCAGCATGATCGAGTTCAACGCCGCCGACCGCGGGCCCGACGTGCCGCCGGGCAGCTCGCTGTGGTTCATGAGCCGCCTCGTGCAGCTCGCCGGGGAGGCACGGGAGCGCGGCGTCGCGCCCGAGTCGCCCGAGGCGGAGGAGGTGCTGCGGGGGCTGCTCGGCGCCGGCGCCGACCTGGCCGCCGTACTGGAGCGCATGGAGGCCGCCGCCAACGACGACGTGGCCCGCTTTCGTGACCTGGTGTCCCTGGTGCGGGGCCTGGAGACGCTGCCCCGGCACAACGAGGAGTTCGCGTGGGTGGTCGCCGCACTGCGCGCTCGCACCGCCCGTTAA
- a CDS encoding EF-hand domain-containing protein, translated as MADIEEARKAFQRFDADGDGFITAAEYKSAMAQMGDFNVTESVAEALIARQDANGDKVLSFDEFWANLNKA; from the coding sequence GTGGCGGACATCGAGGAAGCACGCAAGGCGTTCCAGCGGTTCGACGCGGACGGCGACGGCTTCATCACGGCGGCCGAGTACAAGAGCGCGATGGCTCAGATGGGCGACTTCAACGTCACCGAGTCGGTCGCCGAGGCGCTCATCGCCCGGCAGGACGCCAACGGGGACAAGGTCCTCTCGTTCGACGAGTTCTGGGCGAACCTGAACAAGGCCTGA
- the leuA gene encoding 2-isopropylmalate synthase, with the protein MTTAHDWNRQQPGPMPYHRYRPHHDRVDVPVRERSWPGARIERAPLWVPVDLRDGNQALAEPMDTGRKRRFFDLLVRTGFKEIEVGYPSASRTDFGFVRHLVTSGAVPDDVTPVVFTPARRDLIERTFASIEGLPRAVVHLYIPTSRVWRDVVLGRDRAQVWETVRDAAAHMARLADARPGAHIRFQFAPETFNVTEPDFALEICDGLTELWDASPDRPVTHNLPATVEIATPNVYADQIEYMHKNLSRRDAVILSVHPHNDRGTGVACAELAVLAGAQRVEGCLFGNGERTGNVDLVTLAMNLYAQGVDPMVDFSDIDAVREVVEHCNRLPVHPRHPYGGDLVYTAFSGTHQDAISKGLAHHAAAAAAAGVPAREARWDVPYLPIDPADVGRSYEAVIRVNSQSGKGGMAYLLATHHGVDLPARMRPDFARVVQEATDDSGHEATPKDLYELFRSTCLEPGRGAGHVSLTAWSTDGEGQARRFVCTLQVGDRTGDFEGRGGGTLSAFVDALAAAGVGVDIVDFTEDAHGEEAAAYAQCRVDGVTAWGAGRDPSPLVASVQAVLAAVNRAVAAR; encoded by the coding sequence ATGACCACCGCCCATGACTGGAACCGGCAGCAGCCGGGCCCCATGCCGTACCACCGCTACCGCCCGCACCACGACCGCGTCGACGTCCCCGTGCGGGAGCGGAGCTGGCCGGGCGCCCGGATCGAGCGGGCGCCCCTGTGGGTCCCCGTCGACCTGCGCGACGGCAACCAGGCGCTCGCCGAACCGATGGACACCGGCCGCAAGCGCCGCTTCTTCGATCTGCTCGTCCGCACGGGGTTCAAGGAGATCGAGGTCGGCTACCCGTCGGCGAGCCGCACCGACTTCGGCTTCGTACGCCACCTGGTGACGTCGGGAGCCGTGCCCGACGACGTCACGCCCGTCGTCTTCACGCCCGCGCGGCGCGATCTGATCGAGCGGACCTTCGCGTCGATCGAGGGCCTGCCGCGCGCGGTCGTCCATCTGTACATCCCGACCTCTCGCGTCTGGCGCGACGTCGTGCTCGGCCGGGACCGCGCGCAGGTGTGGGAGACCGTGCGGGACGCCGCCGCGCACATGGCGCGCCTCGCGGACGCCCGGCCCGGCGCGCACATCCGCTTCCAGTTCGCCCCGGAGACCTTCAACGTCACCGAGCCGGACTTCGCCCTGGAGATCTGCGACGGCCTGACCGAGCTGTGGGACGCGAGCCCCGACCGGCCGGTCACGCACAACCTCCCGGCGACGGTCGAGATCGCGACGCCGAACGTGTACGCCGACCAGATCGAGTACATGCACAAGAACCTGTCCCGCCGCGACGCGGTGATCCTGTCCGTGCATCCGCACAACGACCGCGGCACGGGCGTCGCCTGCGCCGAACTCGCGGTCCTCGCGGGCGCCCAGCGCGTCGAGGGCTGCCTCTTCGGCAACGGCGAGCGCACCGGCAACGTCGACCTGGTCACCCTGGCCATGAACCTGTACGCGCAGGGCGTCGACCCGATGGTCGACTTCTCCGACATCGACGCCGTACGGGAGGTGGTCGAGCACTGCAACCGGCTGCCCGTGCACCCCCGCCACCCCTACGGGGGCGACCTCGTCTACACGGCCTTCTCCGGGACGCACCAGGACGCGATCAGCAAGGGCCTCGCGCATCACGCGGCGGCGGCAGCGGCGGCCGGGGTCCCGGCGCGGGAGGCGCGCTGGGACGTGCCGTACCTGCCGATCGACCCGGCCGACGTGGGCCGCAGCTACGAGGCAGTGATCCGCGTCAACTCGCAGTCGGGCAAGGGCGGAATGGCGTATCTGCTCGCCACGCACCACGGCGTCGACCTGCCGGCGCGGATGCGGCCCGACTTCGCGCGGGTGGTCCAGGAGGCCACGGACGACAGCGGGCACGAGGCGACCCCGAAGGACCTGTACGAGCTGTTCCGCTCGACCTGCCTGGAGCCGGGGCGCGGCGCCGGGCACGTGTCCCTGACGGCGTGGTCGACGGACGGCGAGGGGCAGGCGCGCCGGTTCGTGTGCACCCTCCAAGTGGGCGACCGCACGGGCGACTTCGAGGGGCGGGGCGGCGGGACCCTGTCCGCCTTCGTGGACGCGCTCGCGGCGGCCGGGGTCGGCGTCGACATCGTCGACTTCACCGAGGACGCGCACGGCGAGGAGGCGGCGGCGTACGCGCAGTGCCGGGTCGACGGCGTGACGGCGTGGGGCGCGGGCCGCGACCCCTCGCCGCTGGTGGCGTCGGTCCAGGCGGTCCTGGCGGCCGTGAACCGGGCGGTGGCGGCCCGGTAG